In Aspergillus luchuensis IFO 4308 DNA, chromosome 1, nearly complete sequence, the following are encoded in one genomic region:
- a CDS encoding beta-ketoacyl [acyl carrier protein] synthase domain-containing protein (COG:I;~EggNog:ENOG410PJ2Y;~InterPro:IPR014030,IPR018201,IPR016039,IPR020841;~PFAM:PF00109;~go_function: GO:0004315 - 3-oxoacyl-[acyl-carrier-protein] synthase activity [Evidence IEA];~go_function: GO:0016746 - transferase activity, transferring acyl groups [Evidence IEA];~go_process: GO:0006633 - fatty acid biosynthetic process [Evidence IEA]), whose protein sequence is MKHSTSTTPCEPIAIIGIGCRLPGQASSPSKLWDLLINNATGYGPVPPSRYNAAAYYHPDADRPGSINSTGGYFIQEDIHAFENVFFGINNLEATSMDPQQRKLLEVTYEALENAGIPLEEVHGTNTGVYVGNFTNDYLNMQYKDPEYSSRYTATGTGLAVLANRITHCFDLRGPSHVIDTACSSSLYALHSACLALDAGDCDAAVVAAANLIQSPEQQMVAVKAGVLSPDAMCHTFDEKANGYARAEGVSAVYLKRLGDALKDRDPIRSVIRGTAVNG, encoded by the exons ATGAAGCACTCAACATCAACTACTCCCTGCGAGCCCATCGCCATTATAGGCATAG GATGCCGTCTCCCAGGCCAagcctcatccccatccaaaCTCTGGgacctcctcatcaacaacgcaACAGGCTATGGCCCCGTCCCACCCTCGCGCTACAATGCCGCAGCATACTACCACCCCGACGCCGACCGACCGGGAAGCATCAACTCAACGGGCGGCTACTTCATCCAGGAGGACATACACGCCTTCGAAAATGTCTTTTTCGGGATCAACAACCTCGAAGCGACGTCCATGGATCCGCAGCAGCGAAAGCTCCTCGAAGTGACATACGAAGCGCTCGAGAACGCGGGCATACCCTTAGAAGAAGTCCACGGGACCAACACCGGCGTGTACGTGGGGAATTTCACCAACGACTACTTGAACATGCAGTACAAAGACCCAGAATATTCTTCTCGATACACTGCCACAGGAACAGGCCTGGCTGTGCTGGCCAATCGCATTACGCATTGCTTTGATCTACGGGGACCGTCGCATGTTATCGATACGGCATGTTCGTCGTCGTTGTATGCGCTGCATTCGGCTTGCTTGGCGCTGGATGCTGGGGACTGTGATGCGGCTGTCGTGGCGGCTGCGAATCTAATTCAATCACCGGAGCAGCAGATGGTCGCTGTTAAGGCGGGAGTTTTGTCGCCGGATGCGATGTGTCACACTTTTGATGAAAAGGCGAATGGGTATGCGAGGGCGGAGGGGGTGTCGGCTGTTTATTTGAAGAGGCTGGGTGATGCGCTGAAGGATAGGGATCCTATTCGTTCGGTCATTAGGGGGACTGCTGTTAATGGGTGA
- a CDS encoding uncharacterized protein (COG:I;~EggNog:ENOG410PJ2Y;~InterPro:IPR016036,IPR016035,IPR001227,IPR014043, IPR020807,IPR042104;~PFAM:PF14765,PF00698;~go_function: GO:0016740 - transferase activity [Evidence IEA]), with the protein MGTRGFFIESQASLNKGLDMPNLRLRGLDNEEPFPLGFVYTGQGTQWAGMAKELFSNCSVFESTIKYLDSCLRTLAPKDAPTWTLEGILRGKENHDISAAEESQPLCTAVQIALTDMLRDWGVSPETVVGHSSGEIGAAYATGAIDARQAIFAAYFRGAVVAEVSAEGSMVAVDLGKDQAQAIVEECELTESAIVACANSPESTTVSGDADAINSLLGVFQNRGIWARKLMTGGTAYHSHHMKAVGPRYEALLERYWSMTDDQVSGKVNGQVNGHVNGYPNGFSDGHVNSHDNETVNGYVNGSFNGHVSEKVNGYANGQLNGQSDTPAPSVTMISTATGGPISTNQVGTAKYWRSNLESPVQFDAAIKIILEQGNYHLIELGPHSALQLPIKQTSSVMEQSRYIYNSALIRHQDAQLTTLQLVGSLFLHGHDELQHHKMFVDTPQPHVLVDLPPYPWDYSSPTLWTEPRASVEFRHRKYPRHELLGSQVSGGNTAGVTWRNILDLNEADWLAHHCLGAWILFPAAAYIAMTVKAMCQVAGLQLEDSPGVELRNLNFVKTLDMDLKKKPSVEIFSEMRPMAISSVTNSDTWWKFSVVSIDGDSRATLHMNAAVRLADSSPCIDRKIKLDRSMMQKDAARVWYDRFTQVGLNWGPRFAVLEEIFRDRARTAPIAASTTHLQRGDRFSRYIANSISIDAMLQTSFIVTTGGWVSKLRATVPVAMDSVYVAPPSALDMDTNKPWYVDTKSEVVGFGTHRIDAELFNSSGEVLIRMSQARCIAYQGNRQAENTEKRNPLLRAAWKPDLSALTNWGLDNYLEHFTRVYGSNKATNDVLCLVGVLDLACHQHCNSNILELGSQTQISESVRGVLGVDSSFRRYKSYHCGVLVNGDLVGAGGFPETEDEHNSDQIPQDKKFDIVLVPSVGLWTPDIVSRLTPGATVITIGDVPSDGITWTKTIRGSDSFPVTVGTIKGLVSQRKIIKTPTVVVSYFDHL; encoded by the exons ATGGGTACTCGTGGGTTTTTCATCGAATCTCAGGCGAGTCTGAACAAGGGGCTTGATATGCCAAACCTGAGGTTAAGAGGTCTCGACAATGAAGAACCATTCCCGTTGGGTTTTGTGTATACCGGACAGGGCACACAGTGGGCTGGCATGGCGAAGGAGCTTTTTAGCAATTGCAGCGTGTTCGAAAGTACCATCAAGTATCTCGATTCCTGCCTCCGAACTCTGGCTCCGAAAGATGCTCCCACCTGGACGCTTGAGGGTATTCTGCGCGGTAAAGAAAACCACGATATCAGCGCCGCAGAAGAATCACAACCACTTTGCACTGCGGTGCAGATCGCGCTGACAGATATGCTCAGAGACTGGGGTGTTTCCCCGGAGACGGTGGTTGGCCACTCCTCTGGTGAGATAGGGGCAGCGTACGCTACTGGGGCTATCGATGCCCGGCAAGCCATCTTCGCGGCTTACTTTCGCGGagctgttgttgctgaggTCTCTGCTGAAGGCTCCATGGTTGCTGTAGATCTTGGAAAAGACCAGGCACAGGCGATAGTCGAGGAATGTGAGTTAACAGAGTCTGCTATCGTTGCATGTGCGAACTCTCCGGAAAGTACTACCGTTAGTGGTGATGCAGACGCCATCAATTCTCTGCTCGGAGTGTTTCAAAATAGAGGTATCTGGGCACGGAAATTGATGACTGGGGGTACAGCGTATCATTCGCACCATATGAAGGCTGTGGGGCCGAGATATGAGGCTTTACTCGAGCGCTATTGGAGTATGACTGATGACCAGGTCAGTGGTAAAGTCAACGGTCAAGTGAATGGTCACGTCAATGGATATCCTAACGGCTTTTCTGATGGTCATGTTAACAGTCATGATAATGAGACTGTTAACGGCTACGTAAATGGAAGCTTTAATGGCCATGTTAGTGAGAAAGTCAACGGCTACGCTAATGGCCAACTTAATGGTCAAAGCGATACTCCCGCGCCATCAGTAACCATGATTTCAACTGCGACCGGTGGCCCGATCAGTACAAATCAAGTCGGGACGGCGAAATACTGGCGCTCGAATCTCGAATCTCCAGTACAGTTTGACGCGGCCATCAAAATCATCTTGGAGCAAGGGAATTATCATCTGATAGAACTCGGTCCGCACTCGGCCTTACAGCTCCCCATAAAGCAGACTTCATCAGTCATGGAACAGAGTCGTTATATCTACAATTCTGCTCTCATACGCCACCAAGATGCCCAGCTAACCACCCTTCAACTTGTCGgttccttgttcttgcacGGACACGATGAGCTTCAGCACCATAAGATGTTCGTAGATACCCCCCAACCTCACGTCTTAGTCGACTTGCCGCCTTACCCCTGGGACTACAGCTCACCCACCCTATGGACTGAGCCTCGCGCCAGTGTTGAGTTTCGTCACCGCAAATACCCACGGCACGAGCTCCTCGGATCACAAGTATCAGGAGGGAACACCGCAGGTGTGACGTGGCGCAATATACTGGACCTCAATGAGGCCGACTGGTTGGCTCACCATTGCCTGGGTGCCTGGATATTATTCCCCGCCGCGGCTTATATTGCGATGACAGTTAAAGCAATGTGCCAGGTTGCAGGGCTACAGCTGGAAGATAGTCCTGGAGTGGAACTTCGCAATCTCAATTTCGTCAAAACACTCGATATGGacctcaagaagaagccatcGGTGGAGATCTTTTCCGAGATGCGCCCGATGGCTATTTCTAGTGTGACAAATTCGGACACTTGGTGGAAATTCAGTGTCGTCTCGATCGACGGCGATTCCCGAGCAACTTTGCATATGAATGCGGCTGTGCGGCTAGCAGATTCCTCGCCATGCATAGATCGGAAAATCAAGCTTGATAGATCAATGATGCAGAAAGATGCAGCCCGCGTCTGGTACGACAGGTTCACTCAAGTAGGGTTGAACTGGGGACCTCGGTTCGCTGTCTTGGAGGAGATTTTCCGGGATCGTGCGCGGACGGCGCCCATAGCAGCATCTACTACACATCTTCAGCGCGGAGACAGGTTTAGTCGGTACATTGCAAATTCGATTTCTATAGATGCAATGTTACAAACATCATTTATTGTGACTACTGGTGGCTGGGTGAGCAAACTCCGCGCGACGGTTCCTGTTGCAATGGACTCGGTATACGTCGCGCCTCCGTCGGCCCTTGACATGGATACGAATAAGCCATGGTATGTTGACACCAAGTCAGAGGTCGTGGGTTTTGGAACGCATAGAATTGATGCAGAGTTGTTTAATTCGTCTGGAGAAGTGTTGATAAGAATGAGCCAAGCTCGCTGTATTGCCTATCAAGGGAACAGGCAGGCGGAAAACACTGAAAAACGCAATCCCCTGCTGAGAGCTGCGTGGAAGCCAGATCTCTCTGCATTAACTAATTGGGGTCTTGATAATTATCTGGAACATTTCACTCGGGTTTACGGCTCTAATAAAGCGACCAACGACGTGCTGTGTTTGGTCGGTGTCCTGGATTTGGCCTGTCATCAACATTGTAATAGCAACATCCTCGAACTGGGGAGTCAAACGCAGATTTCAGAGTCTGTTCGTGGTGTACTAGGTGTTGACTCCTCTTTCAGAAGGTACAAGTCCTATCATTGTGGGGTCCTGGTAAACGGCGATCTAGTCGGCGCGGGGGGTTTCCCGGAGACAGAAGATGAGCACAATTCGGATCAAATCCCGCAAGACAAGAAGTTCGATATAGTTTTAGTCCCCTCG GTTGGCCTCTGGACGCCGGATATTGTCAGCAGACTCACACCGGGGGCGACTGTCATCACGATAGGGGATGTTCCCAGCGACGGTATCACTTGGACAAAGACCATAAGAGGAAGTGATTCTTTCCCCGTCACAGTTGGGACTATCAAGGGCCTCGTTAGCCAGAGAAAGATCATCAAAACCCCGACAGTCGTGGTAAGCTATTTCGACCACCTCTGA